The genomic segment CAGCCTTTGCCATTATTCAATCACCAGAAATACTTCTCCATTTTCATTGGCAACGACAGGGAATGTTTCTATGGTTACAGTCTCAAAGTTCTGGCATTGCCCGGATTTTACATCAAAGACCCAGCCATGCAGGGGGCATGTGACCTGGCATCCGGAAAGCATGCCATCCCCCAAAGGCCCGCCCTGGTGCGGGCATGTATTGGTTGTGGCAAATAGCCTGCCGTCAATCTTGAACACTGCATATTTTTCCCCATCGAATTCAACAACCTTGCCTTCTCCCTCAGGAAAATCAGCAATCATCCCTATTTTTATCTGTTGCGCCATTGCAAAATGGAAATAATTATATCTTATTTAAATTATGCCAATGCCATGCTGATAAAAAGGATAATATCCGGCCCTTTGTACAACAACTGCTACGTTATTTATGACGAGATGGGCAAGGATGCAGCAATTATTGATGTGCCGGAAGGTGTTTCTGACAAGCTGATGCATTTTCTAAGAGAAGAGAATCTGAAAGTGACATACATAATCAATACGCACGGCCATTTTGACCATATTTATGAAAATTCTATAATAAGAGAATTTACTGGCGCAAAAATAGTCTGCCATGAAAAGGACAAAGGGATGCTTGCTGACCCCCAGCCAAAGGGCGCATTTCAAAGCTTCAGGCTAAAGCCAACCGTGGCCGATGTTACTGTGAAAGAAGGAGACCAGCTTAAGCTTTCAAAAGTTGCGCTTAAAGTGATGCATACTCCTGGCCACACCCCC from the Candidatus Woesearchaeota archaeon genome contains:
- the nirD gene encoding nitrite reductase small subunit NirD, whose translation is MAQQIKIGMIADFPEGEGKVVEFDGEKYAVFKIDGRLFATTNTCPHQGGPLGDGMLSGCQVTCPLHGWVFDVKSGQCQNFETVTIETFPVVANENGEVFLVIE
- a CDS encoding MBL fold metallo-hydrolase; this encodes MLIKRIISGPLYNNCYVIYDEMGKDAAIIDVPEGVSDKLMHFLREENLKVTYIINTHGHFDHIYENSIIREFTGAKIVCHEKDKGMLADPQPKGAFQSFRLKPTVADVTVKEGDQLKLSKVALKVMHTPGHTPGSICIYCEEERVLFTGDTLFKGTYGRTDLRGGNDAEMKKTLQKLAGLPKDVKILPGHDEETTIGEELYWLKEF